ATCACCAAACCACCAATTCCCCATGAACCACACAAGCAATCATTAAAAGCTTGGGCGATGTATTGTTTACGGGATAAAGGGTTTAAAGTAGTATATGCCCAAAATGCCGACTTTGCCATTGAACCCAAGGGACAGGAAAAGGTGTATTTTAAAGTTACTAATAATGCAGAAGATGTAGATAATTCTACTAACTGGATAGTTTGGGACAGTGCAACCAAAAACGTTAGCCTAATTCGACCTGAATAGGATAAGCTGAACATTCTATCATATAACTCTTGTGGGGGAGGGCAAGGACTGCCCGCCCTTGATGTGCAAATTCAAAGTAGAACAGCTGATGACATTTCTTTTTTGAGTCAGGTTTCGTTTAATGCTATCTGTGTTTTTTGCATAAGGTTTAGGCTTGCTTTTCAAATATCATTAAGTGCTGCTGAGGTAACAAGTTTTTGGTTTCTCGCCAAACTAAACCCACAGCTTGCATTTCTTTACGGACTTGCTTTTGAGTCATTTTGTGCAAACGTTTAATCATAATCAAGGGATTTTCGCCCCGATATTCCACCAGCACTACTTTACCTCCTGGTTTCAAGGCTTTGACAATTCCTGTCATCACTTCTTGGGGATATTCTAACTCGTGGTAAGCATCCACCATTAGCGCTAAATCAACACTTGCATCTGGCAGGTTGGGGTTGGTGAGAGTTGCTAAAATTGGTTCAACGTTGCTAATATTTTTCTCTTGTTGGAAAAAGTTAATAATCTCTAGCATTTCTGGTTGAATATCTACAGCTAACACCTTTCCATCTGTTAATAATGGTGCAATGCGAAAGCTGAGATATCCTGTACCTGCGCCAATATCGGCCACTACATTATCGGGTTGTAAGTTCAGCGCACTGACTATTTTACTGGGCTGTTCTTTTACTTCGCGCCTCGGTCTTTCTAACCAACCTGCGCCTGTGTGTCCCATGACTTTGGCTATTTCTCTCCCCATGTAGTATTTTCCGATACCGTCTGAACTGGGGTGAGTGCGCTGTTGATAAGTATTATCGGAGAGGGTAGCGGCGTTTGCTGTGGTGATGGGGGTAAATAAGAAGTTTAACAGTAGGAGGAGGATGGTGATCAGTTTCATTTTTTAAACGCAAAGGTACGCTGAGGTTAACGCATTCGCCGTTAGGCGTTCCCGGAGGGTAGGTGCGCGGAGGTTTTATGAGTTTAAATCACAAATGGTTGAATTTGAGGGGTTTGCCATTCTTCGCCTACGCGATCGGCTACTAGGGGTGTGACAATGAATTTGGGTGGAGTACCAGCTTTAACTTCAATTTTTACGCAGGAGTAAGGT
The window above is part of the Nodularia spumigena CCY9414 genome. Proteins encoded here:
- a CDS encoding class I SAM-dependent methyltransferase, whose translation is MKLITILLLLLNFLFTPITTANAATLSDNTYQQRTHPSSDGIGKYYMGREIAKVMGHTGAGWLERPRREVKEQPSKIVSALNLQPDNVVADIGAGTGYLSFRIAPLLTDGKVLAVDIQPEMLEIINFFQQEKNISNVEPILATLTNPNLPDASVDLALMVDAYHELEYPQEVMTGIVKALKPGGKVVLVEYRGENPLIMIKRLHKMTQKQVRKEMQAVGLVWRETKNLLPQQHLMIFEKQA